A genomic stretch from Desulfohalobium retbaense DSM 5692 includes:
- the wecB gene encoding non-hydrolyzing UDP-N-acetylglucosamine 2-epimerase encodes MKIMSVVGARPNFMKIAPFIRAIEDYNNAFREDSQPVPPSRPPSGSLHHSATSPLQHILVHTGQHYDDKMSLAFFEALDIPQADINLEIGSGSHAEQVGQTMIAFEKVLREHRPDWVVVVGDVNATCACSITAKKEHVKLAHIEAGLRSRDMTMPEEVNRLVTDRLSDLLLTPDQLSSANLRAEGAAATAIHFVGNIMIDTLEHQRAKAERLEIATIVQENAIAGQKRPEASPLRQDAFALMTMHRPSNVDDAGTLTAILDFLLEEVAAEMPLVWPIHPRTQQRLQDCGLWEKVLDCPGVLLLHPLGYHELLRLNMAARVVLTDSGGLQEECCVLGTPCLTLRWNTERPVTLQEHGGASILVGNDVHKIRDAYREMLVAERAPARPELWDGRTAQRIVQALVAFEG; translated from the coding sequence ATGAAAATTATGTCTGTGGTTGGTGCTCGGCCCAACTTTATGAAGATCGCTCCATTTATTCGGGCTATTGAGGACTATAACAATGCCTTCAGGGAGGATTCCCAGCCTGTCCCTCCTTCCCGCCCCCCCTCTGGCTCCCTCCATCACTCTGCCACCTCGCCTCTCCAGCATATCCTCGTGCACACCGGGCAGCACTATGACGACAAAATGTCCTTGGCCTTTTTTGAAGCCCTGGATATCCCCCAAGCGGACATCAATTTGGAAATCGGCTCCGGCTCCCATGCTGAACAGGTGGGGCAGACCATGATAGCCTTTGAAAAGGTGCTTCGGGAACATAGGCCGGACTGGGTCGTGGTGGTCGGGGACGTGAACGCCACCTGCGCGTGCTCAATCACGGCCAAAAAGGAACATGTCAAATTGGCGCATATCGAGGCGGGGCTCAGATCCCGGGACATGACCATGCCGGAAGAGGTGAACCGGCTGGTGACGGACCGCTTGTCCGATCTGTTGTTGACACCGGATCAGCTCTCAAGCGCCAATCTGCGCGCCGAAGGCGCGGCTGCAACCGCGATCCACTTTGTTGGCAATATTATGATCGATACCCTGGAGCACCAGCGGGCCAAGGCCGAACGCCTGGAAATCGCCACTATTGTCCAGGAGAACGCTATTGCCGGGCAAAAGCGTCCGGAGGCGTCGCCGCTGCGTCAAGACGCGTTCGCATTGATGACCATGCACCGACCTTCGAATGTGGATGACGCAGGGACACTCACCGCTATTCTGGATTTTCTGCTGGAGGAAGTGGCTGCGGAAATGCCGCTTGTCTGGCCGATCCATCCGCGGACGCAACAGCGATTGCAAGACTGCGGGCTGTGGGAAAAGGTGTTGGATTGTCCAGGGGTGCTTCTTTTGCACCCGCTTGGCTACCATGAACTGTTGCGTTTGAATATGGCTGCCCGGGTGGTGCTCACCGATAGCGGGGGGCTACAAGAAGAATGCTGTGTTCTGGGGACGCCCTGTTTGACTTTGCGGTGGAATACTGAGCGGCCGGTGACCTTGCAAGAACATGGGGGCGCCAGCATATTGGTGGGCAATGATGTACACAAAATCCGGGACGCCTACCGAGAAATGCTGGTAGCCGAGCGGGCTCCGGCCCGACCGGAACTCTGGGACGGTCGCACCGCGCAGCGTATTGTCCAGGCATTGGTGGCGTTCGAAGGATAG
- a CDS encoding bi-domain-containing oxidoreductase, which yields MKQILQDLQNGKTELVEVPKPRTKSGHLYIQSSTSLISAGTERMLIDFGKGNYLQKARQQPEKVKEVLDKVRTDGLMPTVEAVRSKLGAPLPLGYCNVGRVEDPATSFKGQVLSFKKNDRVASNGPHAEYVCVPKNLCAKVPDNVSDEEAAFTVIGAIALQGVRLAEPTLGEYFVVTGLGLVGLMTVQILSANGCSVLGIDFDPDKCRLAERFGAKAVCLGQGEDPLRVADGFSKGRGVDGVIICAATKSNDPIRQATEMCRRKGRIVLTGVTGLELSRDLFFKKELSFQVSCSYGPGRYDPEYEDKGKDYPFEFVRWTEQRNFEAVLDLMAAGKLDVKPLISHRFVFENAEDAYRMIADNSEPYVGIILDYQSSEGGGRKTEGGGWTVQLRSSQTSDLRSPTSAVVGMIGAGGYTGQVLLPAMGKGSDVRFKTIASGTGVSGTHLGKKFGFEQSTTDTEALLSDPEINTVFVTTRHNTHYRFVMQALEAGKHVFVEKPLCMNREELDDISNAYADRGSLTSNHRPPILMLGFNRRFAPLIQQMQQALGAMSGPKSMIMTVNAGEIPLEHWTQDPQVGGGRIIGEACHFIDLLRYLAGAHITGYDKTVMQSAGGDTLTITLRFADGSIGAVHYFANGSKMFPKERLEVFCEGKILQMNNFRTLKGYGFPRKGRGGNKRLWRQDKGQQAEMQAFFAAIREGQASPIPFEEITEVMRVTLALA from the coding sequence ATGAAACAAATTCTCCAAGACCTGCAAAATGGAAAAACCGAATTGGTTGAGGTCCCCAAACCTAGGACGAAATCTGGGCATTTGTATATCCAAAGCTCTACTTCCCTTATCTCCGCCGGCACCGAGCGGATGCTCATTGACTTCGGCAAGGGCAATTACCTGCAAAAGGCCCGGCAACAGCCGGAGAAAGTGAAAGAGGTTTTAGACAAGGTGCGCACCGACGGGCTGATGCCGACTGTGGAAGCTGTACGGTCCAAGCTGGGAGCGCCTTTGCCGCTGGGGTATTGCAACGTTGGCCGGGTTGAAGACCCGGCCACGAGTTTTAAGGGGCAAGTTTTAAGTTTTAAGAAAAATGATCGTGTGGCGAGTAATGGGCCGCATGCGGAATATGTGTGTGTGCCGAAGAACCTGTGTGCCAAAGTTCCGGACAACGTATCTGATGAAGAGGCCGCCTTTACGGTGATCGGGGCCATTGCCCTGCAGGGCGTGCGTTTGGCTGAGCCCACTCTGGGGGAATATTTTGTGGTCACCGGGTTGGGGCTCGTGGGGCTGATGACGGTCCAGATTCTGTCGGCCAACGGTTGTTCAGTATTGGGAATTGATTTTGACCCGGACAAGTGCCGCTTGGCGGAGCGATTCGGGGCCAAGGCTGTCTGTCTGGGCCAGGGTGAAGATCCGTTGCGGGTTGCGGACGGTTTTTCCAAAGGGCGGGGGGTGGACGGCGTAATTATTTGCGCGGCCACCAAGTCCAATGATCCCATCCGCCAGGCCACGGAGATGTGCCGCAGAAAAGGCCGGATCGTGCTCACCGGAGTGACCGGGCTGGAGCTGTCCCGGGATCTGTTTTTCAAAAAAGAGCTTTCCTTCCAGGTTTCCTGTTCCTATGGCCCGGGGCGATACGATCCGGAGTATGAGGACAAGGGCAAGGATTATCCATTCGAATTCGTGCGCTGGACTGAGCAGCGCAATTTCGAGGCCGTGCTGGATTTGATGGCCGCCGGAAAGCTGGATGTAAAGCCGCTAATAAGTCATAGATTCGTTTTTGAAAATGCTGAAGATGCGTACAGGATGATTGCGGATAATTCTGAGCCGTATGTGGGAATTATTCTGGATTATCAGAGCTCGGAGGGCGGAGGGCGGAAGACAGAGGGCGGAGGGTGGACAGTTCAGTTGCGTTCTTCGCAGACGTCTGATCTCCGGTCTCCGACCTCCGCTGTTGTTGGCATGATCGGGGCTGGCGGATACACCGGGCAGGTGCTCCTTCCGGCAATGGGCAAGGGCAGCGATGTCCGGTTTAAAACCATCGCTTCGGGCACCGGGGTTTCCGGTACCCATCTGGGCAAAAAGTTCGGATTCGAGCAATCGACCACGGACACGGAAGCGCTGCTCAGCGACCCGGAAATCAACACCGTTTTTGTGACCACTAGGCACAATACCCATTACCGCTTCGTCATGCAGGCGCTGGAGGCGGGGAAGCATGTGTTTGTGGAAAAACCGCTGTGTATGAATAGAGAGGAACTGGATGATATTTCCAATGCCTATGCTGATCGAGGGTCTTTGACGTCGAACCACCGGCCACCGATCCTAATGCTCGGCTTCAATAGGCGCTTTGCGCCCCTGATTCAGCAGATGCAGCAGGCACTGGGTGCCATGTCCGGGCCGAAGTCTATGATCATGACCGTGAACGCCGGGGAGATCCCCCTGGAGCACTGGACGCAGGATCCGCAGGTCGGCGGGGGACGTATCATCGGCGAAGCCTGCCATTTCATTGATCTTTTGCGCTATTTGGCCGGGGCGCATATCACGGGCTATGACAAGACCGTGATGCAAAGCGCTGGCGGGGACACCCTGACCATCACGCTGCGCTTCGCGGATGGCTCCATCGGCGCAGTGCACTATTTCGCCAACGGGTCCAAGATGTTTCCCAAGGAGCGGCTGGAAGTCTTCTGTGAGGGCAAGATCCTGCAGATGAACAATTTCCGCACATTGAAGGGCTATGGCTTTCCTCGCAAGGGTAGGGGGGGCAATAAACGGCTCTGGCGGCAGGACAAGGGCCAGCAAGCAGAAATGCAGGCGTTTTTCGCGGCGATCCGCGAGGGCCAAGCAAGCCCGATCCCCTTTGAAGAGATCACTGAGGTCATGCGGGTGACGCTGGCTCTGGCCTAA
- a CDS encoding type II toxin-antitoxin system RelE/ParE family toxin, whose translation MSIYFWSPDEAHGFSKWLATSRLDIKVKKKLLAQLAIFSTNGLPRTNKEKFRHVAGKICELKPTSQVRLLGFEVHPDFIIVCMGVKKKQKLAPELIAKAQQRRELYYADGQ comes from the coding sequence GTGAGCATTTATTTTTGGTCGCCGGATGAGGCGCACGGCTTTTCGAAGTGGCTGGCCACAAGCCGACTGGACATCAAGGTGAAGAAAAAACTGCTCGCGCAATTGGCCATATTTTCTACAAACGGCTTGCCACGGACAAACAAAGAGAAATTCAGGCATGTTGCGGGCAAGATTTGCGAATTGAAGCCGACCAGCCAAGTGCGCTTGCTGGGGTTTGAGGTCCATCCTGATTTTATCATTGTTTGTATGGGTGTGAAAAAGAAACAAAAGCTTGCTCCGGAGCTTATTGCCAAGGCGCAACAACGCAGGGAGCTGTATTATGCAGACGGACAATGA
- a CDS encoding phenylacetate--CoA ligase family protein: MKNKIDIESIYLKLPIFLQNILVSIEGKRIQRRRYSRHFYNIFNEVIDRFCDLDMAFQGDYQKKRLRDFLQKARLSPFWYKRFLDYEVDPDAEDVFQELRKLPVLSKDEVKDHAHDIDISAQLDVDFFSCHTSGTTGSGLVFPVSKEAEREQWATWWRYRLWHGIKFDTLCGYFGGRSLVSLSQQKPPYWRVNRPGRQIMFSAYHLSDKTAPDYIAALNRYRVPWIHGYPSTIALLAGLKRDLGLPDIPSLQVATIGAESLLSQQRELIENVLKVPVREHYGLAEGVANISECPNGRLHVDEDFAYVEFLPVNRDGTLFKIVGTNWSNPVFPLFRYDTGDIATIEDNECSCEKEGRVVKCIDGRKEDYVSLPSGAKVGRLDHIFKDMININAAQIYQPNVEDIVIRVVPGKNFNRKRDEKDILSETRKRLGNEISISFEYVSELPKTKSGKLRFVVSDVQENKIAV, translated from the coding sequence ATGAAAAATAAAATAGATATAGAAAGCATATATTTAAAACTTCCCATTTTTTTGCAGAATATTCTTGTTTCGATTGAGGGGAAACGTATTCAGCGTCGTCGATATTCTCGCCATTTTTATAATATATTTAATGAAGTTATAGATAGATTTTGTGATTTAGATATGGCATTTCAAGGCGATTACCAAAAAAAACGATTGCGGGATTTTTTACAAAAAGCGCGACTTTCGCCATTTTGGTATAAGCGCTTCCTAGATTACGAAGTGGATCCTGACGCTGAAGATGTCTTTCAAGAATTAAGGAAGTTGCCTGTATTATCTAAGGATGAGGTGAAGGACCATGCGCATGATATAGATATTTCAGCACAATTAGATGTAGATTTTTTTTCTTGTCATACCAGTGGAACCACAGGGAGTGGGCTAGTTTTCCCCGTAAGTAAGGAGGCGGAAAGAGAGCAATGGGCTACGTGGTGGAGGTACAGATTATGGCATGGGATCAAATTTGATACCTTATGTGGCTATTTTGGGGGGCGTTCGCTTGTTTCTCTTAGCCAGCAAAAGCCCCCATATTGGCGTGTCAATCGACCTGGCCGTCAAATCATGTTCAGCGCTTATCATTTGAGTGACAAAACTGCCCCAGACTATATCGCTGCTCTCAATCGATACCGAGTACCCTGGATCCATGGATATCCATCGACAATTGCTTTACTCGCAGGATTGAAGCGGGATCTTGGTTTACCCGATATTCCATCCTTGCAAGTGGCCACTATTGGGGCTGAGAGTTTGCTTTCGCAGCAAAGGGAACTTATTGAAAATGTTTTGAAAGTTCCTGTACGGGAGCATTACGGTCTAGCTGAAGGTGTGGCGAATATATCTGAGTGCCCTAATGGTAGACTGCATGTTGATGAGGATTTTGCCTACGTTGAATTTCTACCCGTCAACCGTGATGGAACTCTTTTTAAGATAGTTGGTACAAATTGGTCTAATCCGGTTTTCCCGCTTTTTCGTTATGACACAGGCGATATTGCTACAATAGAGGATAATGAGTGTTCTTGTGAAAAAGAGGGACGTGTAGTGAAATGTATTGATGGGCGGAAAGAAGACTATGTATCTCTTCCTTCTGGTGCTAAAGTAGGTCGCTTGGATCACATTTTTAAAGATATGATTAATATTAATGCAGCACAAATTTATCAACCGAATGTCGAAGATATTGTTATCCGAGTAGTTCCTGGCAAGAATTTTAATCGAAAACGGGATGAAAAAGATATTCTTTCTGAAACTCGAAAGCGGTTAGGAAATGAGATTTCCATATCATTTGAGTATGTGAGTGAACTGCCTAAAACGAAATCCGGAAAGCTACGGTTTGTAGTTTCTGATGTACAAGAGAATAAGATAGCTGTATGA
- a CDS encoding glycosyltransferase family 4 protein — protein MNIVFLTDNFPPEVNAPATRGYEHCQEWIRQGARVTVITCAPNFPSGRVYPGYRNRLYRKEDMDGITVVRVWSYMAPNAGFARRVLDYASFAFTGFLAGIFHKADIVLTTSPQFFTNFAGLGLSVLKRRPWVFELRDLWPESIRTVGAMRESKVLDWLEAMELFFYRKASRVVAVTPAFKRNLVSRGIAAEKIEVVPNGANMQRFTPLPKDQALEAELGVSGKFVIAYIGTHGLAHSLEFIVRSVAQLPDTDVHFLFVGDGAEKERVVQVARELGVKNATFVPPVPKDQVGRYISVSDAALVPLIKAETFTTVIPSKIFESAAMRKPIILGVEGQAQEIVEEHGAGVCFEPENEADFLRQVRRLKDDPDLYAQLQNGCARLAREYDRQKLAGEMLQVLQKAIG, from the coding sequence ATGAATATTGTGTTTTTGACCGATAATTTTCCTCCGGAAGTCAACGCACCGGCGACCCGGGGCTATGAGCACTGCCAGGAATGGATCCGGCAAGGGGCGCGGGTGACGGTTATTACCTGTGCGCCCAATTTCCCCTCTGGGCGGGTGTATCCCGGGTATCGCAACCGGCTGTACCGCAAAGAGGACATGGACGGGATCACCGTGGTCCGGGTCTGGTCGTACATGGCGCCCAACGCCGGGTTTGCCAGACGGGTGCTCGATTATGCCAGTTTCGCCTTCACCGGATTCCTGGCTGGGATTTTCCACAAGGCCGATATTGTCCTGACCACCTCGCCGCAGTTTTTTACCAATTTTGCCGGTCTGGGGTTGAGCGTTTTGAAACGGCGGCCGTGGGTGTTTGAATTGCGCGATCTGTGGCCGGAGTCCATCCGCACAGTGGGGGCCATGCGGGAGAGCAAGGTTTTGGACTGGCTTGAAGCGATGGAGCTGTTTTTCTACCGCAAGGCCAGTCGGGTGGTTGCGGTCACCCCGGCTTTTAAGCGCAACCTCGTCTCCCGGGGGATTGCGGCGGAGAAAATCGAGGTGGTGCCCAACGGGGCCAATATGCAGCGCTTCACCCCGTTGCCCAAGGACCAAGCGTTGGAGGCGGAGTTGGGGGTGAGCGGGAAGTTCGTGATTGCCTATATCGGCACGCACGGGCTGGCCCACAGCTTGGAGTTTATTGTCCGCAGTGTAGCCCAGTTGCCAGATACGGACGTCCACTTTCTGTTTGTCGGCGACGGGGCGGAAAAAGAGCGGGTCGTGCAGGTGGCGCGGGAACTGGGGGTTAAAAATGCCACCTTCGTTCCCCCGGTGCCCAAAGATCAGGTCGGGCGGTATATCAGTGTTTCCGATGCCGCGCTAGTGCCGCTTATCAAGGCCGAAACCTTTACCACGGTTATTCCCTCCAAGATTTTTGAATCCGCGGCCATGCGCAAGCCAATTATCCTCGGCGTGGAAGGCCAGGCCCAGGAAATTGTCGAGGAACATGGGGCCGGGGTGTGTTTCGAGCCGGAGAATGAAGCCGATTTTCTACGGCAGGTCAGGCGGCTCAAAGATGACCCTGATTTGTATGCCCAATTGCAAAATGGATGCGCGCGTTTGGCCCGGGAATACGACCGGCAGAAACTGGCCGGGGAGATGTTGCAGGTGTTGCAGAAGGCTATAGGGTGA
- a CDS encoding heparinase II/III family protein, with translation MDIQTYFHTLRHLKAGQIYARLIRKLRRPQIDSRPAPDIRTGGRQDWVQPVKRPQSMLGPATFCFLNQTHTLHWPQGWNDAVADKLWLYNLHYFDDLHAQGAEERTAWHHRLLLRWVDENPPGKGNGWEPYPTSLRVVNWVKWALAGNTLPEAAVHSLAVQVRWLGKHLEYHLLGNHLFANAKALVFAGAFFEGQEARQWMDKGLAILAREIPEQILPDGGHFERSPMYHAIAVEDMADLVNICRAYPHSLPQQGHELVRSWPDTVQRMLEWLQAMCHPDGNIVLLNDAALNIAPGPKQLAQYCQRLGIRPASRESGERLRVTQLPDTGYIRVDAGEAVAFLDTAPIGPDYLPGHAHADTLTFALSVWGQRLIVDSGASCYGLGPERLRQRSTAAHNTVVVDGKDSSEVWSGFRVARRAYPKGLTVRQDHEVVTVQCSHDGYTRLPGSPVHTRRWEFTPGKLGMQDSISDAQSGAQARLHLHPAWHCRRVDGHTADLHLAPGKRVRVAIRGGQMTMEESTWHPEFGASLPNICLVLDFYGQLYTEIGWDV, from the coding sequence ATGGATATTCAAACATATTTCCACACCCTTCGGCATCTCAAAGCCGGCCAAATCTATGCCCGTTTGATCCGTAAGCTCCGCCGTCCCCAAATCGATTCCCGTCCGGCGCCGGACATTCGTACCGGGGGGCGGCAAGATTGGGTGCAGCCGGTCAAGCGGCCCCAGTCCATGCTGGGGCCGGCGACCTTTTGCTTTTTGAACCAGACCCACACCTTGCACTGGCCGCAGGGTTGGAACGATGCGGTCGCGGACAAATTGTGGCTCTACAACCTGCACTATTTTGATGACCTCCATGCCCAGGGCGCAGAAGAGCGCACCGCATGGCACCACCGGCTGCTTTTGCGCTGGGTGGACGAGAACCCGCCTGGCAAGGGCAACGGCTGGGAGCCGTATCCCACCTCGCTTCGAGTTGTGAACTGGGTCAAGTGGGCCTTGGCCGGGAATACGTTGCCGGAAGCCGCGGTGCACAGCCTGGCGGTGCAGGTCCGCTGGTTGGGCAAGCATCTGGAATACCATCTTCTGGGCAACCACTTGTTTGCCAACGCCAAGGCCCTGGTTTTTGCCGGGGCTTTTTTTGAGGGCCAGGAAGCCCGCCAATGGATGGACAAGGGCCTGGCCATTTTGGCCCGGGAAATCCCGGAGCAGATTCTGCCAGACGGGGGGCATTTTGAGCGCTCGCCCATGTACCACGCCATCGCTGTGGAAGATATGGCGGATCTGGTCAATATCTGCCGGGCCTATCCGCACAGCCTGCCGCAGCAGGGCCACGAGCTTGTCCGCTCTTGGCCGGATACCGTGCAGCGGATGCTGGAGTGGTTGCAGGCCATGTGCCATCCGGACGGCAATATCGTGCTGTTGAACGATGCCGCCTTGAATATTGCCCCTGGGCCAAAGCAGCTGGCCCAATACTGCCAGCGGCTGGGGATTAGGCCGGCCAGCCGGGAGAGCGGGGAGCGGTTGCGGGTGACGCAGTTGCCGGACACCGGCTATATCCGGGTTGACGCCGGGGAGGCGGTTGCCTTTTTAGACACCGCCCCCATTGGGCCGGATTATCTGCCGGGGCATGCGCATGCGGACACATTGACGTTTGCCCTGTCTGTGTGGGGGCAGCGGCTGATCGTGGACTCCGGGGCGTCATGCTACGGGCTGGGTCCGGAGCGGTTGCGGCAGCGCTCGACCGCCGCGCACAACACCGTGGTCGTGGACGGGAAGGATTCCTCCGAGGTCTGGTCGGGCTTTCGGGTCGCTCGGCGGGCGTACCCCAAGGGATTGACCGTGCGGCAAGACCACGAGGTGGTCACGGTGCAGTGCAGCCATGACGGGTATACGCGGCTGCCGGGGAGCCCTGTGCATACCAGGCGCTGGGAGTTTACTCCGGGCAAGCTGGGCATGCAGGACAGTATTTCCGATGCACAATCCGGGGCGCAGGCCCGCTTGCATCTGCATCCTGCTTGGCACTGCCGACGTGTGGACGGGCATACGGCTGACCTGCATCTGGCCCCGGGAAAACGGGTGCGGGTGGCCATTCGGGGCGGGCAGATGACAATGGAAGAGAGCACATGGCATCCAGAATTTGGCGCGTCGTTGCCGAACATCTGTCTTGTGCTGGATTTTTACGGGCAATTGTATACGGAGATTGGCTGGGACGTATGA
- a CDS encoding helix-turn-helix domain-containing protein: MQTDNEYSGVIDGIFSQISEQEMQYEELLHTVSEEINRIMCKEGLTKAELADKMGVSRPYITKLLRGTNVSLQTLAKVASALGYKTCISMIPKHWEARVFAVSPVNKQRQGDRRARFADGFREKEGYAYAGVATR; the protein is encoded by the coding sequence ATGCAGACGGACAATGAATACAGCGGTGTGATCGACGGCATTTTTTCGCAGATCTCTGAGCAGGAAATGCAGTATGAAGAATTGCTGCATACTGTTTCGGAAGAAATCAATAGGATTATGTGCAAAGAAGGCCTGACGAAAGCGGAGCTGGCTGACAAGATGGGCGTTTCCAGGCCGTATATAACAAAATTGCTTCGCGGGACGAACGTGAGCTTGCAGACCCTGGCCAAGGTTGCATCTGCTTTGGGATACAAAACGTGTATTTCCATGATCCCCAAGCATTGGGAAGCGCGGGTTTTTGCTGTATCCCCTGTGAATAAGCAGCGGCAAGGAGACCGCCGGGCGCGTTTTGCGGATGGCTTCAGGGAAAAGGAAGGATATGCGTATGCCGGTGTTGCAACTCGTTGA
- a CDS encoding four helix bundle protein — protein sequence MYQKSFELGMEVFTYSKQFPKEERYSLTDQIRRSSRSVSANIAEAFRSRRYPKAFVAKLGQAECEAAETQVWLDYAFACKYMDEQIHKTMYQAYDQVLGMLISMIMNPGDWSFSNEQLKSEGWP from the coding sequence GTGTATCAGAAGTCTTTTGAGTTGGGTATGGAGGTCTTTACGTATTCGAAGCAGTTCCCTAAAGAAGAAAGATATTCTTTGACAGATCAGATACGACGCAGTTCACGATCAGTGTCCGCTAATATAGCAGAAGCATTTCGATCCCGGCGATACCCAAAGGCCTTTGTTGCGAAACTGGGGCAAGCTGAATGCGAGGCGGCAGAAACTCAGGTCTGGCTTGATTACGCTTTCGCATGCAAATATATGGATGAACAGATTCACAAAACAATGTATCAAGCCTATGATCAAGTCTTAGGCATGCTGATCAGTATGATCATGAATCCTGGTGATTGGTCGTTTTCAAATGAACAGTTAAAGAGCGAAGGGTGGCCATGA
- a CDS encoding protein-export chaperone SecB, with amino-acid sequence MPVLQLVEYVFPEIECRENPDCPRNPDAVCPPEVQVNPRMAVKEDDDAIYRLALEIRFGSEGEHCSYIGRVKVVGIFSVASEVEEKEKQVYINGASILYSAAREFVLSITSRGPSFPLMLPTVRFNTCEHEEDFASQDQARPD; translated from the coding sequence ATGCCGGTGTTGCAACTCGTTGAATATGTCTTTCCAGAAATTGAGTGCCGCGAGAATCCTGATTGTCCTCGCAATCCCGATGCAGTGTGTCCACCGGAAGTCCAGGTGAATCCTCGCATGGCGGTCAAGGAAGATGATGATGCTATCTATCGCCTTGCGCTGGAGATTCGCTTTGGAAGCGAAGGAGAGCACTGTTCGTATATTGGTCGCGTCAAGGTTGTCGGCATTTTTTCAGTGGCTTCTGAGGTGGAGGAAAAAGAAAAACAGGTCTATATTAACGGTGCATCGATCCTTTATTCTGCGGCCCGTGAATTTGTGCTTTCCATCACCTCCCGGGGGCCAAGTTTTCCGTTGATGCTGCCAACGGTTCGTTTCAATACCTGCGAACACGAAGAAGACTTTGCCTCGCAAGACCAGGCCAGGCCTGATTGA
- a CDS encoding DUF362 domain-containing protein, which produces MNVDIQYKSLSLDKNNIDVRPGDWVVIKPNLVKECKESDESEWESVITSPALIDRVCEIVCEKLNGKGKISICDAPQTDSSFFKISERAGLYAIAKKYMARYQISIEVFDLRNEEWTNKKGIISERKKLSGDPQGSIAFNVGRASFFYGYRGEGKYYGADYDSAIVNKHHCGEKQEYLICATPVLCDVLINMPKLKTHKKTGVTLSLKNLVGINADKNWLPHHTEGDPSSGGDQFPELSFKKRLEQVAVRNVRRMALAIPLLGPKMAQYLRKAGTKTFGSGDEVIRSGNWYGNDTTWRMVLDLNRCLLYGNPDGTLRTSNPKRYYTVIDGIVGMEGNGPMQGEPVASDLVISGADPVATDMVAAKLMGFDWRKIPVIREAFKVQNYPITLSSPKEVYISSNNSEWCGLFSDIEKKNFLSFKPHFGWQGHIEYEK; this is translated from the coding sequence ATGAATGTCGACATACAATATAAAAGTTTATCGCTAGATAAAAACAACATAGATGTTCGTCCAGGTGATTGGGTGGTTATAAAGCCTAATCTTGTCAAAGAATGTAAAGAAAGTGATGAAAGTGAATGGGAAAGTGTTATAACTTCGCCTGCTTTAATTGATAGGGTTTGTGAAATTGTTTGTGAAAAGCTTAATGGGAAAGGAAAAATATCAATCTGTGATGCTCCGCAAACAGATTCATCATTTTTTAAAATATCTGAAAGAGCTGGTCTTTACGCTATAGCTAAAAAATATATGGCTCGATATCAAATATCGATTGAGGTTTTCGATCTGAGAAATGAAGAATGGACTAATAAAAAAGGAATCATTTCCGAGCGCAAAAAACTTAGCGGGGATCCACAAGGTTCTATAGCTTTTAATGTGGGACGCGCTAGTTTTTTTTATGGTTATAGGGGTGAAGGTAAATATTATGGCGCTGACTATGATAGTGCTATAGTGAATAAACACCATTGTGGGGAAAAGCAGGAATACCTCATTTGTGCTACACCTGTACTTTGCGATGTTTTAATCAATATGCCTAAACTTAAAACGCATAAAAAAACCGGCGTTACGTTAAGTTTAAAAAATTTGGTAGGAATTAATGCCGATAAGAATTGGCTGCCACACCATACTGAAGGGGATCCTTCATCCGGTGGTGATCAGTTTCCTGAACTTTCGTTCAAGAAGAGACTTGAACAGGTGGCAGTTAGAAATGTTAGAAGAATGGCCCTAGCGATACCATTGTTGGGGCCTAAAATGGCTCAATATTTGCGAAAAGCTGGGACTAAAACTTTTGGCAGTGGAGACGAGGTCATTCGAAGCGGGAATTGGTATGGTAATGATACTACTTGGCGTATGGTACTGGACTTGAATCGATGTCTTTTGTATGGGAATCCAGATGGCACCTTGCGCACATCAAATCCAAAGCGATATTATACAGTTATAGATGGCATTGTCGGCATGGAAGGCAATGGCCCCATGCAGGGCGAGCCTGTGGCAAGCGACCTAGTCATCTCCGGCGCTGACCCAGTTGCGACGGATATGGTAGCCGCCAAACTAATGGGGTTTGATTGGCGCAAAATTCCTGTTATTCGAGAGGCTTTCAAGGTGCAAAATTATCCCATTACATTGTCTTCTCCAAAAGAGGTTTATATTTCAAGCAATAACTCAGAGTGGTGCGGTCTTTTTTCAGATATTGAAAAAAAGAATTTTTTAAGTTTTAAGCCCCATTTCGGATGGCAAGGCCACATTGAGTATGAAAAATAA